From Spirochaetaceae bacterium, one genomic window encodes:
- a CDS encoding ABC transporter substrate-binding protein, translating into MKNVSMTLVAVALLVVGGVLASGQEAPMLAERVAAGELPPVHERLPDNPLVLTSERSAAPDGMLDELKIGSYGGTVRLINLAPNFAPEMYFMTLETMLSRPGWISMEHPLTGNVFENYEISPDKTTFTFHMRRGMRWSDGEPLTTEDVAFYHEDVLHNEQLTPNIASRYRSGLAPTGDVYRFEVIDDYTWRITFSEPTPGFLDEVNKPWLDYTLFLQPKHYLAQFHADYADADELAAKVAAADLLADEWPRLFNLKMLTPWEGKTPDLIDVPVLHPWVVTSSTPTQTVFERNPYYFKVDAAGNQLPYIDRIVSTKVEGPEGANLKIIAGEVDLADELAKISSLPLYRENEDKGYLALASGVPYNPVVHAFNFGYDDPVWRELADDLRFRRALNLAINRDEIIEAVYYGFASPPEWIPAEFNPEEANRLLDEVGLDERDRDGWRLRPDGERFEINLEVAAHLPDTVPANELIAEHYKAVGVFTTLKVVEIGLLFEHRNANQLQIDTVWNEATTLHAFGHARHHLIHHIPLWNQWYNSGGEAGEEPPAWFRELYDLGISIGPGIPWDQDIVDRYQQTFYDTIPQINATYNPGTVLIVNKDLDNVFTKGVAQWVIYSAEQLFYQN; encoded by the coding sequence TTGAAGAATGTTTCGATGACGTTGGTGGCCGTGGCGCTGCTCGTGGTGGGCGGGGTGCTGGCGAGCGGCCAGGAGGCGCCGATGCTGGCCGAGCGCGTGGCGGCCGGGGAGCTGCCGCCGGTGCACGAGCGGCTGCCGGACAATCCGCTGGTGCTGACAAGCGAACGCAGCGCGGCGCCGGACGGCATGCTGGACGAGCTGAAGATCGGCAGCTACGGCGGCACCGTGCGGCTGATCAACCTGGCGCCGAACTTCGCGCCGGAGATGTACTTCATGACCCTGGAAACGATGTTGTCGCGGCCCGGCTGGATCAGCATGGAGCATCCGCTCACCGGCAACGTGTTCGAGAACTACGAGATCAGCCCGGACAAGACCACCTTCACCTTCCACATGCGGCGCGGCATGCGCTGGTCGGACGGCGAGCCGCTCACCACCGAGGACGTGGCGTTCTACCACGAGGACGTCCTGCACAACGAGCAGCTCACGCCCAACATCGCCAGCCGCTACCGCTCGGGGCTCGCCCCGACCGGCGACGTGTACCGGTTCGAGGTGATCGACGACTACACGTGGCGCATCACGTTCAGCGAGCCGACGCCCGGCTTCCTGGACGAAGTGAACAAGCCGTGGCTGGACTACACGCTGTTTCTGCAGCCCAAGCACTACCTGGCGCAGTTCCACGCCGACTACGCAGACGCCGACGAGCTGGCCGCCAAGGTGGCCGCCGCCGACCTCCTGGCCGACGAGTGGCCGCGGCTGTTCAACCTCAAGATGCTCACCCCGTGGGAGGGCAAGACACCGGACCTGATCGACGTTCCGGTGCTGCACCCGTGGGTGGTAACCAGCAGCACGCCCACGCAGACCGTGTTCGAGCGCAACCCCTACTACTTCAAGGTGGACGCGGCCGGCAACCAGCTTCCCTACATCGACCGCATCGTCAGCACCAAGGTGGAGGGGCCGGAGGGCGCCAACCTGAAGATCATCGCCGGCGAGGTGGACCTGGCCGACGAGCTGGCCAAGATCTCGTCGCTGCCGCTGTACCGCGAGAACGAGGACAAGGGATACCTGGCGCTCGCCTCGGGCGTGCCGTACAACCCGGTCGTGCACGCCTTCAACTTCGGCTACGACGACCCGGTGTGGCGCGAACTCGCCGATGACCTGCGCTTCCGGCGTGCGCTCAACCTGGCGATCAACCGCGACGAGATCATCGAGGCGGTGTACTACGGGTTCGCCTCGCCGCCGGAGTGGATACCCGCGGAGTTCAACCCCGAGGAAGCCAACCGGCTGCTCGATGAGGTGGGCCTGGACGAGCGCGACCGCGACGGCTGGCGCCTGCGCCCCGACGGCGAGCGCTTCGAGATCAACCTGGAAGTGGCGGCGCACCTGCCGGACACGGTGCCGGCCAACGAGCTGATCGCGGAGCACTACAAGGCGGTGGGCGTGTTCACCACCCTCAAGGTGGTGGAGATCGGCCTGCTGTTCGAGCACCGCAATGCCAATCAACTGCAAATCGACACGGTGTGGAACGAGGCCACCACGCTGCACGCGTTCGGCCACGCCCGGCATCACCTGATCCACCACATTCCGCTGTGGAACCAGTGGTACAACTCCGGCGGCGAGGCCGGCGAGGAGCCGCCGGCCTGGTTCCGGGAGCTGTACGACCTCGGCATCTCCATCGGCCCCGGCATTCCGTGGGACCAGGACATCGTGGACCGCTACCAGCAGACCTTCTACGACACCATCCCGCAGATCAACGCGACCTACAATCCGGGCACCGTGCTGATCGTCAACAAAGACCTCGACAACGTGTTCACCAAAGGGGTGGCGCAGTGGGTGATCTACAGCGCCGAGCAGCTCTTCTACCAGAACTGA
- a CDS encoding ABC transporter permease, giving the protein MLVYIARRVAAFVPLLLLVSAVSFMIIELPPGDYLSSYVIALEAQGNRVSEAQVANLAAYYGLDQPVHARYLTWIRNIVTRGNLGWSFAHDRPVSVVIGERLGMTLLVAIVTLIFTYVVAVPIGVYSAVRQYSFFDYFWTFWGFAGLAIPNFLLALVLLWISFRYFGVAITGLFGPEFVDAPWSLARVWNMLQRLWAPVLVVGTAGMAALIRIMRATLLDELRKQYVVTARAKGVSERHLLFKYPVRLAVNPIISGIGWLLPSIISGATITSIVLNLPTTGPVLLGALVAQDMYLAGSFIMVLSALVLVGNLISDIVLAWVDPRIRFDQIET; this is encoded by the coding sequence GTGCTGGTCTACATCGCGCGGCGGGTGGCGGCGTTCGTGCCGCTCCTGCTGCTGGTCTCGGCGGTGAGCTTCATGATCATCGAGCTGCCGCCGGGCGACTATCTCAGCTCTTACGTCATCGCGCTGGAGGCGCAGGGCAACCGGGTCAGCGAGGCGCAGGTCGCCAACCTGGCCGCGTATTACGGACTCGACCAGCCGGTGCACGCCCGCTACCTGACGTGGATACGCAACATCGTCACGCGCGGCAACCTGGGCTGGTCGTTCGCCCACGACCGTCCGGTATCGGTGGTGATCGGCGAACGGCTCGGGATGACCCTGCTGGTGGCGATCGTCACCCTGATCTTCACCTACGTGGTGGCGGTGCCGATCGGCGTGTATTCGGCGGTGCGCCAGTACTCGTTCTTCGACTACTTCTGGACCTTCTGGGGCTTCGCCGGGCTGGCGATCCCCAACTTCCTGCTCGCCCTGGTGCTGCTGTGGATCTCGTTCCGCTACTTCGGCGTGGCCATCACCGGGCTGTTCGGGCCCGAATTCGTGGACGCGCCGTGGAGCTTGGCGCGGGTGTGGAACATGCTGCAGCGGCTGTGGGCGCCGGTGCTGGTGGTCGGCACGGCGGGGATGGCGGCGCTGATCCGGATCATGCGTGCCACCCTGCTCGATGAGCTGCGCAAGCAGTACGTGGTGACGGCGCGCGCCAAGGGGGTCAGCGAACGCCACCTGCTGTTCAAGTACCCGGTGCGGCTGGCGGTCAACCCGATCATCAGCGGCATCGGCTGGCTGCTGCCGAGCATCATCTCCGGCGCCACCATCACCTCCATCGTGCTCAACCTGCCCACCACCGGGCCGGTGCTGCTGGGCGCGCTGGTGGCGCAGGACATGTACCTGGCCGGCAGCTTCATCATGGTGCTGTCCGCCCTGGTGCTGGTGGGCAACCTGATCTCGGACATCGTGCTGGCCTGGGTCGATCCGCGCATCCGGTTCGACCAGATCGAAACGTGA